The Methylorubrum populi genome contains a region encoding:
- a CDS encoding TIGR01459 family HAD-type hydrolase yields the protein MTHPPVPTLRRFEAVAERYDLILCDVWGVLHDGTRGHAAAGEALIRFRALPGPRPRRVILVSNAPRPWQGVQKILDGYGVPREAYDAILTSGDLTRRLIAAHPGERVYHLGPERDGPVFDRLDLTLVPAEDAQRIVCTGLFDDDTETAEDYRAALAGFRRRNVPMICANPDLVVERDKRLIPCAGLIAQAYEAIGGDVVYAGKPYRPVYETALAMAGDLDGGPAPEVARTVAVGDAIRTDIAGASGFGIPSILVACGIHAEELGVTAEHHSLGDIADWLSRQPVRPDAVIERLVW from the coding sequence ATGACTCATCCGCCCGTCCCGACGCTCCGCCGCTTCGAGGCGGTGGCCGAGCGCTACGACCTGATCCTGTGCGACGTCTGGGGCGTGCTGCATGACGGGACGCGCGGACACGCGGCCGCGGGCGAGGCCCTGATCCGCTTCCGGGCGCTCCCCGGCCCCCGGCCACGACGCGTCATCCTCGTGTCGAACGCTCCCCGACCCTGGCAGGGCGTCCAGAAAATCCTCGACGGCTACGGCGTGCCGCGGGAGGCCTACGACGCGATCCTCACCTCCGGCGACCTGACCCGGCGCCTGATCGCCGCGCATCCGGGCGAGCGGGTGTACCACCTGGGGCCCGAGCGCGACGGGCCGGTCTTCGATCGCCTCGACCTCACCCTGGTGCCGGCGGAGGACGCGCAGCGCATCGTCTGCACCGGCCTGTTCGACGACGACACCGAGACGGCCGAGGATTACCGCGCGGCGCTGGCCGGCTTCCGTCGGCGAAACGTGCCGATGATCTGCGCCAATCCCGATCTCGTGGTCGAGCGCGACAAGCGGCTGATCCCCTGCGCCGGCCTGATCGCCCAAGCCTACGAGGCCATCGGCGGCGATGTGGTCTATGCCGGCAAGCCCTACCGACCGGTCTACGAGACGGCGCTCGCCATGGCCGGCGACCTCGATGGCGGGCCGGCGCCGGAGGTGGCCCGCACCGTCGCGGTGGGCGACGCGATCCGCACCGACATCGCCGGCGCCTCCGGCTTCGGCATCCCCTCGATCCTGGTGGCCTGCGGCATCCACGCGGAGGAATTGGGCGTCACTGCCGAGCACCACAGCCTGGGCGACATCGCCGACTGGCTCTCGAGGCAGCCGGTCCGGCCCGACGCGGTGATCGAGCGGCTGGTCTGGTAG
- a CDS encoding TetR-like C-terminal domain-containing protein: MRNEGFRALGMRRLAAAIGYAPNSIYNAVGDLDQVVLRVNARTLARLHAALAATIDPARAPRENALALAEAYLVFVAADPRVWSLLFEHFAAPDQPFPDWYATELTRPVGLVDTVLAPLIADPEERRRAVAALWAALHGLASLATSGKLAVLTPDPPRDLARLLVGRFLG, encoded by the coding sequence GTGCGCAACGAGGGCTTTCGCGCGCTCGGGATGCGGCGGCTGGCCGCCGCCATCGGCTACGCCCCGAACTCGATCTACAACGCGGTGGGCGACCTCGATCAGGTGGTCCTGCGGGTCAATGCCCGCACGCTCGCCCGATTGCACGCGGCCCTGGCGGCGACGATCGACCCGGCCCGGGCGCCGCGGGAGAACGCGCTGGCGCTGGCGGAGGCCTACCTCGTCTTCGTCGCCGCCGACCCGCGGGTGTGGAGCCTGCTGTTCGAGCACTTCGCCGCGCCGGACCAGCCGTTTCCGGACTGGTACGCGACGGAACTCACCCGGCCGGTCGGGCTCGTGGATACGGTGCTGGCGCCGCTGATCGCCGACCCGGAGGAGCGCCGCCGGGCGGTCGCCGCCCTCTGGGCCGCCCTGCACGGGCTGGCTTCCCTCGCGACCTCGGGCAAGCTCGCCGTCCTCACCCCCGACCCGCCGCGGGACCTCGCCCGGCTGCTGGTGGGGCGGTTCCTGGGGTGA